In Polypterus senegalus isolate Bchr_013 chromosome 12, ASM1683550v1, whole genome shotgun sequence, the following are encoded in one genomic region:
- the LOC120541267 gene encoding cortexin domain-containing 1 gives MEDSTPEPAFVDVDKGLTLACIVFLCLFLIVMIIRCAKVIMDPYSAIPTSTWEEQHLDD, from the coding sequence ATGGAAGACTCAACGCCTGAGCCTGCCTTTGTCGACGTGGACAAAGGACTAACTCTAGCATGCATCGTCTTCCTCTGCCTCTTCCTGATTGTTATGATAATCCGCTGTGCCAAAGTCATTATGGACCCTTACAGTGCCATCCCCACCTCGACCTGGGAAGAGCAACATCTGGATGACTAA